taattattgaaacgactgacaagaaattttgttacttgtaacatcttcggtcatgtatcttgcctccaatttgtcccataattctttagcGGTGACGTCATTTTGGTAGGTGTCGAACAAACCATcaaataaaccattcaatatgtggcccatgcacatgtaatcagcattgtcccatttttgtctttcttGGGTTGCAACAACATAttcgttttcattctctttaggtcttggagtatccaaaacataagcaatcttcaaagttgataacaaaaagtgcatctttttctgccatcgtcgaaaattgccaccatcaaaacgatcaagtttaacaaagttagaagccaactcccttagtgttccactttcatgtgttgtggtaTTCATCataatataaccttaaaattgttattacaaaactccggtaaggaaaatctcgaacacacgatcaagtttaacaaagaaaaagaagaaataggacaaggctccaaggcatgtatcaagccactatctttaaggttatattcgcccccacttatcttcagtgtgcaaatgagttccaagcaaattaacctcgaggatacaatgaagccaatgactatttgcgttttgcactgacgagaatagtccactatgcactgagtaatgtgtaacaaaaactcaatttctacaaaggatttctgcagtaatactttatagaataatctaataatattagaaaatgaaagaagagaagaaataatattagaatttgttgatatatttccaaatgaaaacccattcctatttataggaattttcttgtctcttcatatagacatctttcaataggtgtctttatgaataaatatataataataattattattcatttaattttgtaactattcaaatgatatttttgaataattataattctttttaaaaatcaaatgatataacttttgaccaatgaccaaaagatttatcttttgattaattacacccattcatttatagttattgggatactataaatatttgaaaatgtttcaacagttttaagaaaaaaaactctcTACTAAGTGTGTTTCAAAGTTTTAACTTGTGTTTTCAACTACTACTACTTCAATTGGGAGTTctaactttcaattttttttttttttgcttgtaGGCAGCCCAATAGCAATGGTAAGTTTAACAAGAAGGTAAACAAGCCAATTTTGACTTTGATCCTATTTGATTTCACCATAAAAGGTTAACAATTTTAACTTCttcaacttaaattttaattggtttgaatttaaaataattttaaaataatttaactttaaataatctaaatttaaaatgattagaGCTCGAAATAAATAGAACAGGTAACATAGAATAACTCAAACTTGAAGTAATCATAACTCAAAACAATCCAGACCTATAATgacttaactaaaaaattgaACCTCTCACTAAAATGACTTAAAGCAAACTAAGCTTGAAATTGATCCAAACCCGAaacaacttgaaaattttaaaatgttaattaacttgatttaaattaacctgatccaaaaccaaataaatatgCACAACTAAAAGGTGATCTAGAATGTCGGAAAAGTTAAATCATGTAATCATCTTTTAAAATGTTTGACTTAGTTAAGTAAACGACCCTATGTCGGGCTACATAACAGGCAATTGGCTGAAACATTGGTAAGCTGGAGGATTAATTTAATCAGCTAACTTAAGGCGCtaacttattaatttaattaagaggTTAACTTACTACATGAGGTCGCTTCCATGCCAACCACAACAACTGCATTTCACCAGTTTTAAACTCCAATATCCATTAGAAGATGACCTAccaaatatctttaatattgACCAAGCTTTCTCCTTTCTCAACCATGTATGATCAAATATCACCAACTCCAGTGGCCTATTCCCACTGCTCCAAGaccctatataaaccccttaCACCATGCTTTCTCTTCCTCACTCAAAACTAGCTATTAAGATAAAAAGACTTTGTTTCATCTGCTTAACAGAAATGGCATCTTTCAATTGCTTTGCTTTGGCATTCTTCGTGGCTTTGTCGTTTTCAAGCATTGACGTTGGCCTAGCAGCTCGTCACCTTCAGCAACTGCCTCCGATGCCAACATTGCCTACAACCACACTCCCACCATTCCCATCTATCCCTAATCTCCCACAGCCATCCATACCATCTTTCCCAAGGCCCGGGGCACTTCCTCCATTTCCTACCATGCCTGGGTTGCCCACATTGCCAAGTGTACCAAGGGCCACACTGCCTCCTCTGCCAAGCATACCCTCAATCCCCACAATCCAACCTACAATTCCCTCtattcctttcctttctccACCACCTTCTCCTTCTACCCCTTAAAATGGGACCCAGTCCACAGTCGGGACATGCTACTACTGTTCTCATCTCATTCAGGGTTGAAAGTGGTAGCTACAGATCTTACAAGATTTGAGCCGTCTTTGTATGTTGATTTTTGAGAACTattgtttgcttattttcacCACATATAGGATTTGTTTGTATAAATGGGAGTTCCCATTATTTGGTGTATTTTGATACGTTATTCTGCTTACTTATAAACTTCACATTGTTAACATACGAATTTagcaaatgaagaaaagaatgataaaataaattaattatgataCAACACCACAAACCAATAAGATCAgaattgaaaatgattattaaaatatttagttgaagtatatacatatataatacattaaataacaaaatacaaatacaagttatatttattttaaactataattaaaattaaatctataaaatacactattatatttaagttaaattatatattaaaatgttatattaaataataattaaaatcattattacattaaaataatgattaattcagataaatattaaatttatacatgaacttcgtttcaatgtgtaatttgatatatgaacttTTATTTGGTACAATTATATAGATAAAACTTATATTGTcgttaatatgtatatatgaaacttagattttgattcaattgtatacatttaaataatatttttttcatattagattaatataattatttacttatgtaATATCCAACGTAAATTGTGCTAATTCAATAATGTTAttagtgattttagaaaattaaaccaaatcaaaatttcatgtataaaatcgtacaaaataaatcaaaatttatgtatagttttgatatttatctctaaaaatttgtggaataaaataaaattttaattaatagactggggaatgaaaaattaaaaaaaactcaccAATGAGCTTGTGTTTTAGTTGGGGTTCAATTTTGTCTAAAGATGTCAATGGACCAGACCTCTAATGACATCCAAAGGAGCCCTTATAATTTGTTGTctgtaaaataattatatcataagacattatgtaaaattttcGCATGGAACAAGTTAAggatttattttggttttgagaTTAAATAAAACCACGTGTGTATAAAAGTCAAATTGGAGCTAAGGGCAGTGGAAAAAACCCAAGTTCTATCATGTTGATGTTTGTAAATAATGTTTCTTTGTCGAGATTGAGAgcattttaagataaaattctCCAATAAGTGTACTTCTTGaagttttaatcatttttatccatCCTATCCAAAATCAATTTAACTCACTCTATTTATAAGTATACAAGGGCGAATTTAGGCGCTAACTAACTCAACTCAACCCAATCCAATTTTTGAAGAATGTGTTTCGggtaattttaataagaaaaagtaggaagataattatttgaaattttaaattatatataacatagAAAAAAGAATAACATATAGGGTGAAATACTTAAAAATgccgaattaaaaaaaatttattggattaggtcagtttttgaaaaaattacggAACTAAGCCGAAATGACGAAAACTGTTCCAGCTAGAAGCGCTTTCCACAACGGTTACCCCCCAACAGCTTCCCCACCCCAACAGCTATTTAAATAGCAGTTGAACCCCCCTGAACTAATGACtatttttttcctatataaacccctaattcttttattttttcaattcaatctcaaCTCATCTCTCTCGCATTCTCAaacttctctcaaatttcccTCAATTCCCTCTTAATTTCTCACTCATTTTCATTCTTCTCTCAactcttctttttattaaaattgtattaatgttttttaaattatttttctattacaaattatttcgtatttttcaaaattagtaaCGGAAAAATCTCTAATTCGTTTGGATGACAAACACATTTCGGTCAATCAATtgtaaatggtaaattttttattatattagtctaatttaatttaaatattttcttgttatactgaaatttaatattttgtattttttttatatataatcggAAGATCAAATTTTGGAGACGTATATTTGTAATCTACCTGTTCCTCCATACTTGAGAAATACAAGATTTTTGCACGTGGCTCGTATGGGTAGGGGGTTTAAATTGGACCCCACACTTGTAAGCGAGTTGGCGGaaaggtggagacccgagacgcacacattccatcttccatgcggCGAGTGCACTATCACACTTGAGGATGTGCAGTTACAACTCGAGTTATCGATGGATGGGCCGATAGTGACTGGGTCAGTTGTCATAGCCGATTGGAGAGATATATGCGAGACTATGGGCCAAGTTATGTGGGACTACCAGAGGAGCTTTAAGATATACGACTTTTGTTAGATCAACGATAGGAAGTGGaggtatatattttttaaatttgaattatataatattaacatagttgatttaaaaattaatagtatatataattaaaaattttattattttaatatagtttgaatGCATCCCGTTCGAATTCTTGGTGAATCCCAACATCTGGCATGTGAAGGTGTCATTGGTAGTGTATGCTATAATGAAGATGCATGAATCAGATAAAGTTATGCAACAGTTTGGGTTTAGGTAAACGATTCTGTTGACACCCCAAGACATCGAATATCTGCATTATATCGACTTGTGGGGGAGAATAGATGGAAATTGGCCTACATTCCACGCTTAATATACTAACCTTTGGAACAATAGATACGACTTTTTACCTACTTGCGAGGCCATTATCGCTCTAAAGTTAGCCTACGATCCGGagtacatgccatggtttagacACCATGGCAAGCCATATCTACTAGTAGAAGAGGTGAGGGGTAGACAACGTTATATGAGGAGGCCACGACGGGAGCCTAGGCATCCAAGGTCTGGAGCAGCTTTCGAGGAGAGTCCATCATCTACACCAACACAAGAACCGACACCGATGGTCGCACCACCCCTAATCAATATGGTTTGACTTATTCTGGTGCTTTTCTAACCCCGTCATTTTTACACAAGCACCACACTTGCACCACATTTGTCTATTTCTACATCGATGCCAGGTTTTATTTTTGGACCACCACTTCCATCTCTAGCATATTACACACCGATGCAATTGATGTTTCAAATGACGGCGATTTCGACGATGGCATATAGGCCATCTATGTTTGGGGCACCAACCGAAAGTCTGATTGTTCTATCATCGGTGTGTAGGACACAATATAGTTATATGCATACGCCGATGGTGTCACAAACACCCATATTCGTAACCACCTGTTCCTAGAGTGGATGATATACGATGGCAATTGAGGAGCACTCCACAATCAACCTAAATAAATCTGATTGAGCTCAACCTAAGAGTTAGCCAAACCTCAGTTGTattcgaaaaaaattacaaactaaGAGTTAACCAAATCGAGTAGTTCGAGTTTCAATTTTGAatcgaattaaattttacaattcgaataatcTGAATACACAATTGttgtaaatataaaagtaaataattattaactttacaactcaaaaaagtataaaaagtataaagaatatagaaaaaaacttaaaaaatataaaaaaccttaaaccttaaaccttaaaccataaacccctAAACTATAAAACACTAAGACCTACAAAATGCTAACACTAACCCTACTttaacaaaaaccaaaaccCTTGtcctaaaaaaaccctaaactcaaaaggAAAACACCTTCAGTTGGAAGCATTTTCAATGAATGTGACAGAAAGCGTGTCtagttgaaagttttttttttttttttgcaaatccgctgaaaatattttcagtaGGAAGCATTTTCGTGTTTTTAATCTAATcacataatttttccaaaaatcagcttaatctagtaatttttttaaaaatcggcatttttgagaaatttactctagcatatatgtatataattgatTAGGGGACATAGTAGGAAAGGTCTATAAGGAAGTGTGTAGTAGAGTCGCTCATGGTCGGGCGGCCTACTACTGGACGGCCCCAccaaatatgggagggtttgggtaaaatataggcccaaatatgggcttgggcaaaaaacgaggcccgattaaaaagcGGGCAGACCtcggcaccactttttggccTGCCCGcccaatttaataataaatattttattttttaatttttaattttaaaatacttttaaaataatttttaaattttttaattttaaaatattttaaaatactttgtaaaattttttaatttaaaaatatttttaaaataattttttaattttaaaataatttttggtatttatttaaaaaagcaGGCAAGGCAGGCAGGCTTATGAATTTTTCGGCCGGCTGgacaaaattctaggcccatatttgggCAGCCGGGCCTAGGACCcggctgaaatttttatgggcCGGCCCGAACCCgcccgcccggcccatgagcacctctagtgtGTAGATTACATAGTTTCTTTATATAATCAGCTTCGAAAGTACTATTGTTGTGCATGACATGTTAGGGAAACTTTGTTAACATGGAGGTTTATCGAAGTATACTACTTCACATAttattaatctataatatatataaaagtatgagtttgaaatttatttttaattgtcgagaatatttttattttctatcatattattaaattcacaattaaaaataattataatatttaaactagtattattacttacaaaagttgaaataaaataaaagtgatacatttaaaaataattataatttaataaaagttgtgataattacacatttaaatataattagtcgtgctaatcataaaatatagggaaaatgtgataattataattataatttacgattattaattaaaataaaataaaataaaataattatttaaatagaattttaaaccTATTAATTATCACTTCACTGTTTGATGAATATTTCGTAATGGATACGTTCTTTCCATAAGGTTTTTAATTGTTGGGTTAGAATGAGTTTATGTGATAATGTGGTGAATGTAGTTTTGGGAGTTGGATAACAAAATCATTCTACCAGCCTCTAACTTTACTGCCTTTAACCAGTTTTTCTTAAGATTCATATCAGCGGAGGAAAGAACTGGTGTTACTTTTGAGGATTTCGCTAGCCAAGAATATTTTAAGAGAGAATTACAAGAGATTGtacgaattttaaaaaatgatgaggagttccaaaatcaacattttttatAGTTGGGACCCAAATATATATCCCATATAAGTAATAACGTATCAAAGTACAACAAATTTCAAGCACAAGAAATAATGGGATTTGGGAAACTCCCAtttatacaaacaaatatatgtggtgaaaaaaaagaacataCAATACTCAAAATCAAGAGACGACTGAAATCACATTAAAACAAATCCAGTATGCAGCAGATAAACAAAAGGGTATTTCAAGGAGTAGAAGGAGAAGGTGGTggagaaaggaaaggaataGAGGGGATTGCAGTTGGGATTGTGGGCATGCTTGGCAGAGGAGGCAGTGTGGCCCTTGGTACACTTGGCAATGTGGGCAACCCAGGCATGGTAGGAAGTGGAGGAAGCGCCCCAGGCCTTGGCAATGCCGGTATGGATGGCTGTGGGAGATTAGGGATAGATGGCAGTGGGGGGAGTGTGGTTGTAGGCAAAGTTGGCATTGGAGGCAATTGAGGCAGCTGCAGAAGGTGACGAGCAGCTATCCCAACATCAATGCTTGCAAATGACAAAGCCATCACGAATGCTAAAGCAAAGCAATTGAAAGATGCCATTTTTCTAGAGATGTGAGTCCAATTAAGCAGACGAAAGAAAGCTCTTGTTTTGATAGTTGTGGAGTGAGGGAGAGAAAGCATGGTGGTGGGGTTTATATAGGTCTTGGATCAGTGGAGTTGGTAATGTTTGATCATGTATGGTTGGAATGGAGAAAACATAGTCAATATTAAAGGATTTGGTAGGTCAACTTCCCATGGGTATTGGAGTTTAAAACGGGTGGAATGCTGTTGTGGTTGGCATAGAAGCTTCATCCAGCCACTTAATTAAACAGTATACTTAAACAATCCTCCAGGTTAGCAAAGTTTTCGCTAGTTGGCCAGATATCTAACAGAATTAGGATTTGTTTACTTAACATGTCAGGTATGATACTCGTATTTCGAAGttgattatataaataaatttgccATGGTTGAgcttaaaattgtaaataaattgcCATATACCTTTATCGAAGATCTAATTCCATAAGTATAAATAGGTTTATATCAATGTTTTCTTAAATCAGATCGATGATCGAACTGATTAGACCACCATTTCGGTCAATCCGATTGGTTCAACCGGtctgattaaaaaataattaaaaattaaaaataatttttttaaactccGATTCGACTAGTTTTTTAGTCAGTTTAATCGGTTCGTAGTGATTCTCGATCTAATCGGTTCAAAGTCACTCTCCGTATTGATCTCCCGATCAATTCCCAATCTAATCGACTAGTCCAGTTCAAACAACACTGGTAAATACCAACATTTTACTTATCTGTTAATATATGATAAGCCTATATCAATACATTTTGTTAGTGTTGGTATAAAAGTATCTATAATgagaaatcaaatttaataattaagtaaaatttttggaagaaacaagttaacaatttattttacttttgagatatgaattaaaagttaaataaaatgaggtatataaaaatcaaattggatCTTAGACCAATAAAAACTCACCAATATTATCTTATTTGTTGTTTCtaactaatattattttgggagttctaactttcaattttttctttttgcttgtAGGCAGCCCAATACCAATGGTAAGTTTAACAAGAAAGGTAAACATgccaattttgattttgatccAATCTGATTTCACCATAAaagcttaataattttaatttcttcaacttaaatttaaattgatttgaattcaaaacaatttaaatttaaaatgatttaattctaaataaccaaaatttaaaatgattagaGCTCAAATAAATAGACCAAGTAACTTAGAATAACTTAAACTTGAAGTAACCATAACTCAAAACAATCTAGACCTATAATGACTTAACTCAAAAACTAAGCCTCTTACTGAAATGACTTAAAGCAAACCAAACTTGAAATTGATAAACCCgaaataacttgaaaattttaaaatcttaattaacttgatttaaattaacctgatccaaaaccaaataaatatgCACAACTAAAAAGCCATCTAGATTAATGTCCAACAAgttaattcatgtttaaaatatttgacatatttaaGTAAACAACCCTATGTCGGGCTACATAACAGGCAATTGGCTGAAACATTGGTAAGCAGGAGGATTAATTTGATCAGCTAACTTAAGAcgctattaatttaattaagaggCTAACTTATTACATGAGGTAGCTTCCACGCCAACCACAACAACTGCATTTCACCATTTTTAAACTCCAATATCCATTAGAAGATGACCTAccaaatatctttaatattgACCAAGCTTTCTCCTTTTTCAACCATGTATGATCAAATATCACCAACTCCAGTGGCCTATTCCCACTGCTCCAATaccctatataaaccccttaCCCCATGCTTTCTCTTCCTCACTCAAAAGTAGCTATTAAGATAACAAGACTTTGTTTCATCTGCTTAACAGAAATGGCATCTTTCAATTGCTTTGCTTTGGCATTCTTCGTGGCTTTGTCGTTTTCAAGCATTGACGTTGGCCTAGCAGGTCGTCACCTTCAGCAACTGCCTCCGATGCCAACATTGCCTACAACCACACTCCCACCTTTCCCATCTATCCCTAATCTCCCACAGCCATCCATACCATCTTTCCCAAGGCCTGGGGCGCTTCCTCCACTTCCTACCATGCCTGCTTTGCCCACATTGCCTACTGTACCAAGGGCCACATTGCCCCCTCTACCAAGCATGCCTTCGGTTCCCACAATCCCAACTACAATTCCTTCTATTCCATTCTTCTCTCCACCACCTTCTCCTTCTAGTCCTTAAAAATCCCTTTCGCTAGGTGATGGGTGGCTATTCCAATCCAGagtcttatttttttgtccaccACTTATATTGCTTTGTATAAATGGGAGTTTCCCCAATTCCCATGATTTGCCGTACTTTATACTTATTTTGCTTATTATTGGATCAtatacttattatatatattgttttcattaattaattaattactgaaTCCATTGTTAACATACGAGTTTATGAAAGTAAGATAAGaatgaaacaataaatatagacaaaataaattaattatgataCAAAGTTTTAGTTTACTAATGCTTCACCTGCAATTagtttacattttcttttacaattcaaatccaaattattCTTGGAGAAAGTAGACACTGACTAATAAGTCACAATTTAGGGTTAAACTAACTCAAATTATTCTGAGTTTAAACTGACCTAAATTATTCTTTGAGAAGCTAAACACTTGACCAATAAACTACAATTTAAGATTAAACtagtttacattttttaatgttaaagagtgaaaaaatagaatgtcggtaataacaatatatcacaaagaaaaagagagaaaaataaagaacacaaattttacgtggaaacccttctGGGAGAAAaatcacgggcagaggagaggataatttactatgtcgaatttgaatgattacaagaggagtagactatgtctatttataggcttgtaaaaccatattctaataggagcgtagtaagattgaaacgccttattctaatcaatatcaaatagatggagcttaataaggtttaaaaaaccttattctaaaataaaataaaagaagtgtagttctatttggattttacttttattttattttaccaatatattttatttaaataaggattcgagtcacttaattctaacaaagAAGATGAGTTTCTTTTATTAGACTTGAACCTTGATGTTTAAAGAGGTTTGTCATTAGGCAATAGCTTATTGACAATTTTTGTAATAGTGGGTCAATCGAGATCAACAGTGAAGTTGGTTTCActgaaactaaaaataatagtgaCAATGagattatttattataatagttgtcgaaaccattttttatttgatttgaaaatgggGATCGgctttaaaaatggaaatggagtcgccaccgatattttattagggtgtgaccggttcaccattaaaaaataattttggtctgcgaaatttcgagaaaatagattcgggagtcgattacgcacgaggaagggttagcaccctcgtatgCCCAagattggtaccgaattgattgtttgatGGCTTAATgtcaaaactttgaaaagattttaaaatacgatcctttggtgagaaaacttgaataaactaaattgaatgataagACGCACTTATTTCGCAGAAATAAATTGctacactcagtgagttagtgtgtaaaaattcaatcatcgaaattaaatttgtctctccttttttagaaaatcatgtgttttaataagttattcgattatttaagtcaatcgagaaatcaaagtccagtaagttagggttcaattcctcgaaattcctaaacatcaaacattgcctttattttaaaatcgagataacaaaatgttgtattcagtaagttaggatccaacattttgaagtctcaagagctttattttaaagttgtatggttttaccaaaataaacacttggctattcaaattcatcgagaagaattgaagcccagtaagttagggtacaattctcTCGAGAGCTATGAACACCAAGCATTTTTTGAAAATCATGACATAAAATGGTTTTGGTACTCTAATGAAAccgaatattaaaaaaatgcgATGGGATGCTAATGTACAACATGAAACAATGATTAATAGGCTAAAGTATACTAATAATCATGAGTAATCAAGAAATGcgaataaacaatataaaatctATGCGGGCAATAATATCCAACACGCATCATGCAAATACAAATATCAACATTCAACAACTAAATGAATTAatagtcaattttaaaagaaatgacataaaaaaatataataagttttcaactaaaacaaaatgaatattgaaatatatcaaaaggttaaaaggaatactatatgaaataataatataaaataaattttaaaataattattgtacgaaaagaaactcaaaataatatatatgctaatttaaataaacgatacatacaaaataaaaattttataatagtatATGTATGGTAATATATGTACAAAAATTGAAGTAAGTAAAGTATATAAGGgagtttaaaagaaataaattgtatataagatttaa
The nucleotide sequence above comes from Gossypium raimondii isolate GPD5lz chromosome 13, ASM2569854v1, whole genome shotgun sequence. Encoded proteins:
- the LOC105781891 gene encoding vegetative cell wall protein gp1, which translates into the protein MASFNCFALAFFVALSFSSIDVGLAGRHLQQLPPMPTLPTTTLPPFPSIPNLPQPSIPSFPRPGALPPLPTMPALPTLPTVPRATLPPLPSMPSVPTIPTTIPSIPFFSPPPSPSSP
- the LOC128036107 gene encoding protein PELPK1-like, with amino-acid sequence MASFNCFALAFVMALSFASIDVGIAARHLLQLPQLPPMPTLPTTTLPPLPSIPNLPQPSIPALPRPGALPPLPTMPGLPTLPSVPRATLPPLPSMPTIPTAIPSIPFLSPPPSPSTP
- the LOC105781976 gene encoding verprolin, which translates into the protein MASFNCFALAFFVALSFSSIDVGLAARHLQQLPPMPTLPTTTLPPFPSIPNLPQPSIPSFPRPGALPPFPTMPGLPTLPSVPRATLPPLPSIPSIPTIQPTIPSIPFLSPPPSPSTP